Part of the Maniola jurtina chromosome 22, ilManJurt1.1, whole genome shotgun sequence genome is shown below.
TACAATGCAAAGTacggtatttgcctatgtcaaaattaaattatttctcagtgattattaacaagagggtcttccaaaatacgtagaatccacgtcctttgtttgtttgaagcgaagcgaaaaatcataggtctatgGTTTGAAGTGTAttgaccattttaaattatcgattaaactaaaaagtacctacgtcaagttattgtgacgtcacatgccagtatttcatagctTGCATACAAACCatgtgttttgacgtttgataaaaagatagtgatttgactagttgtcaaacaccggattGCAAAGTGGTGACTTCTTGGTGAGTCTCTTGCAAATGATCATGAGAACAATAGACTCTTCtttttattcttctttctttttgCATTGTGGAGTCTAAGTCTCTTGAGAATGCTCCAGTGTCGGAGTAAAACGTATGTTAAATGTGTTCTAAAAGATTTGTGTAGTGTTGTGTGTTGGTGTGTTTTACTTGCTTTTCCTGTTTCTTTAGTAGTGTGATGGGTGTACAGAACGTTTGCTGACCTctaacgtcagtcagatgttttatttgcaatatattgtgaacttttaaaatacaggacgtttttattattttttcgtagggtttttttttaaataatattatcttatcagtaatcatcagtattatcactTGATTTCGATTTTGTTAaagttctggttacacctgtacCTGTATATGTTAACCTAAGTGCTTGTAGGTATACAGCTGTGTGTATCTTCTTCAATGCTCATTTTTTCATAAGTTCTAGAAAATACATACAACTTAATAAACCTATATTATCATCTATCAGTAAAATTCGTAACTTGTAGGAACTTATAAACATTCAAACATATATTTGCAGTGCTTTCGTAAGCTTACACAAAGTATTCAGTAAATAGTCGGTATGTAATAGGTATGTACCACGATCGATAATAGCGTCAATAGCGACTGTTGGGACAAAACAATTGATTGTCGATTTATTATTTCACAAAAAACAATCGCATAAAAAACGACAACCGATTGTAAAATTTTTCTTTGAATTTAAATTGATTGAAGATTGTAAAGTCTAAAAGAGCACGCAGTCTGGAATGAATAAATACAACACCTAAATCAATTGCACAAATGCATTCAATTTTCGATTCATTCGTCCCAGACCAACGTTCTGTAAATAATTGAACAAtcgaaaacaattttttttagattgttCAAATGTTATTCGATATTTTTGAATCATCGATATTTAATTTATCGCTATTTACGCTATTTTATTAAGttgttaaaccacgaaataaccCTAAAATCATTAGCTTATACAAAGTAAACTAACAAGTTGCTTTACCAGCTTTTactctttaaataaaaatacgtaaAAGTAAGTATGAATAAGTTTGGAAATCTATggcttaaaaaaaatgtttaaaatctttaatttgCACCATacgaaaattaatttaaaataactaaattataattttttaaacacaagttatCAAAAATACCATAGTATAATTTTACTTAAGCACCCAACAAAGAAGATTGCCCACTACTGAAAATGCCAATAATTTTCAAAAGTATGCCCACTTTTGAAAATTATTGACATTTTCAGAATGAAAAAGTTGCGGACCTATGATTTCTGACAATATGAATTATGTAATTTGAGAAGCTGGTGAACAAAATGGTGTAGTTACACTTCTAATCAGaatactttttttctttattttggaTGTTTTTAGCCCACAGAATaaaaatctgaactcatttccaaacAAATCTAAACTGTACTGAAATTGAATCCCAAAATTCTGATCACTGAATAAAATCTTGACTTCCTTCCAATCACAGTCCGAAATTCGTGTaaaattacagtaaagtttGCATTGAGTTTTTTGCTGCTcccataaaattttatttcatgtaatcACACTGTTTTGTTTACCATTTTCGCAATTATTTATCAATAGGGTACTTTTGAAAGGGACAATAAATACTATAGTACTCTATCCGCAGAAAGAAGTTGTATAGagttctctctgttacataatatacaaatgaTAGGGACAAAAATCTTAAtgcatcaaccaatcacaaacatgttttcaaaaggCATTCgttattcaattcaaaaatgttttcaaaaataactcaaaattcagtccgaaaatgatttcaaaaacattcaaaattcaattagaaaacatagtttcgtttgtgattggtcggtGACTCAAAAATGTTTAGCACCAATtgaaatttttgtctctatcatttgtataggattgtgtaacagagagagcgctatactaacttctttccacaGATAGAGTATAGTTTTGGTTTTAATCACATTTTTGTCCCTCCAGTGAAACTACACTATCTTTACACCCATTTGTTATGAAGTCTTCGAATAGTACCATGTGTCGGTCGGCAGtcagttttttatttgtatcgTTCTGCGGGGGGCTGGCCACACCCACTCTCCGTATTTCAGTCTGACGTCCACTGCAAGGAAAAGAAATAGACttggatttatttaaaaatgataaaagttAGTTTAAAAACCTGTTACGCAGGCATAGTCAGGCCCCATGCTAGTCGTGCCTGCTTAGTGTTCTCACAGTCATGGTGGAAATTGAAGGAATGGCAATTGGGATAACTCTTTGTTATAGTTAGTTGGTAGTAGGATAAAGAAATGTGGGTTTCCTTTGGCAAAATGTGTGGTGCTGCTTGGTGGCTGGTTTTTTCTGCATGTTTATCACTGAGAGCGTGGGTGGTGCATGTCCCacgctgcatgttgcaccatacagattactttggcggattatagctaactaaGCTTCTGGTTCCTTgtatttcatggactttcgcaaaataacacctgcttctatactacatttacACCAGCTGTCTTAGATACAATGCCAGACAATGTCTAAGTGCAGAAATCCTAGGACAGAAGAAATATAACATACCTTCAAAGTAGGTCCCCCATCTTTCTGCAATTCTCTCTCCCTTTTCTCCATTTCCTCGGACCGCTGCTGCATGCGTTTAACTTTCTCTGGATCTTTGACACCACGGCCAGCCTCCTCTGTGCGTCTCCGCTCAGCTGCTTCTACTTGCTGTCTGCGTCTGGTCTCCTAGTAACATAGATACAAATAGCTTATGTTCTTGATATCGTCCgggtggattacacaaatttcaaacccctattttaccccttagggattgaatttttaaGAATCCTACCCTACCTAGATGTCTACAtcattatagctatctgcatgcctcagcccaatctgtccagtagtttcagctgtgcattggtagatcagtcagtcagtcagccactttttacttttacatacatatttagaCAACAGAGTACAGAATAGGTATTTGTGTAACCTTGCATCTTCTGCATCCATATTTCCATACTGATCAAAGATtaaatagatacttcattcagTTGGTGGAGGGATATGTTGAGTGGTGGTAAAACAAACcacaaacttttaatttttttgctcAATAGTGAACACCACAGAATTTCATACAAGATTTTATCCAAAACATattgtagattaaaaaaaaagtcacaTGTACACTGGTCTAATAAAGGTTCATAAGGGTCTGccatataattaataaaagtacttaataaagAACTTAGCATAATTTCATAACACACATTTATGTTGcaataaactttaaaatctGTAGACAAAGAATTTTTTGTCATGGTCATTTGCATTGCATACTGATAAAACGAAAGGTAGCTAAAACAGTTAAACTACTGTAAAGGAGGACATAAAAATGTACAGAATATAACAAAAGCAAACTATTTCATATGATATTTAATgggtaaataaaacaattaagaaacattttaatcaaaaactagCAAAATGGTAGTTGTTTACGAATTGCGCCTGTTTATCAAGCGAATATATAGGTCAGAAATGCATTATTAGCAAAACTATGTAATTGATTTTCCTCCTACCTACacaagttttaaagttacacggaaACTTACTGCATCAGGAGTCAACACATCCGAGGCTGAAGGTCTGCAGCAAGACGTAAAAATCCCCATTTTGAGGAGAATATAATCAAAACTTGATTTAAATCCAATCACATCacaaaactttaattaaatacaCATTCCAATTTCCATCCACATCACAAATTGcaattccaaaaaaatatacaacaaaaatgacatttaaattttgacatttaattatgcGTTCAATAATATTGGAAGTTAACAGTGCTGAAAATATTGACCTtcgtaatattatttaaaataataatttaagatgAAAGcgtattaaaaactaaataggtacattttaaatacatcaaaatattataataaaacaaaattataaataatattaaaagttcTACAATTTCTATTcgaatacctactttaaatatcgatttaaaTTCTGATTAACTAACCATTTTCTTCCAAATATTAGAAACTATATTTGCCATTTTCTACTGTCTAAAGAAAATTTAAAGCTTGAAACGAACACTAGTTAATCTGTTTCAAAACAAcgtaataaattacaaaatataaaccgCGCAAGTCACACAACGAtcaataattcaaaataatattaccaACAAACAAAAAGCTATTATCAAAGTCTACATCCAGACGATTAATTCCTATattaatgtaaattattattatttaaatgtttcagTTCCATAATATTCATGTAACTAGTTAGTTAAAATGGAAATGAAAATCGGACTCCAAACTCCAAAATGATCGATATATTTAACGAATACGAGTAGGGCAACATTGCCACATTATCAATCAATTTTGTCGATAAAAAGTGATAAAAAGCAAAAAAGGTACAACACTAGCGCAAAGTACTTTTACGGTGGGCTGTCGAaaatacaagaaaaaataaaaaattgcgctataaaatatgttttcacGCGTTGCTTTGCGTTCAGGTACGTTTAATTACTTATATCCTATATAATTCTATCGTTTCTGTATGTTAAAACTTAATAACCTTGGTGTTAGGCAGGTTTATGTAATCGCGAGTTTGACAGGTGCCGAATAAATTTCGAATTTGGAGTATTTAAATAGGCGTTGCTTTTCTTTAACCTGCTCAGGATGTAGGGAGTTGCTGTTAAAAATATTGTCAAGAATCTTATGTGATTTGCtgttctacaaaaaaaaaaataaccttacttTTTTACAGCTGATAATGTTTCTGAAATCTGATTGCTTTTTCTCTTCGAATCATTGATATACCTATATAAGTCCATGCTTcggatatattttatatttaatatccTACATGCATTGTAAACTTTAATAGTTTAATCTACATCTTTTCTTGGTTTCTTTCTTCCAACTTCAGTCACCCAtctacactggacagcaaataaaccgggccacccgctaccttggaagtctgattcgattttctcaaaaagtataaaatttacaactatcaaaattatacctgcagaaagtgcatttcataatggttaaaatgaatggaaattcattgcgattaatcaattaattaagtgtttatgaaggattttacaaggaagagtcgttttccagccatgttaatcgtaagtaatcatgaaatgaaaacaaaaattaaagccagaaacaaagataaaattaaaaaaaagtttttggtcagtattcagtattccctccccttgctcggataactgccaacatcctcgtattcatccacctcacgagcctgacgatgaaatctcAAGGAATTGTATTCCGCATTTCCTCgagatttcatcgtcaggctcgtgaggtggatgaatacgaggatgctggcagttatccgagcaaggggagggaatactgaatactgaccaaaaacttttttttaattttatctttttttctggctttaatttttgttttcatttcatgattacttacgattaacatggctggaaaacgactcttccttgttaaatccttaataaacacttaattaattgattaatcgcaatgactttccattcattttaatcatcatgaaatgcactttctgcaggtataattttgataattgtaaattttatactttttgagaaaatcgaatcagacttccaaggtagcgggtggcccggtttatttgctgtccagtgtattTACAGACTTGGATTAATGTTGCTTAAAACTTGACAGTTTCACTAGAAGGATACATTAGTCTTTCAGAACGATAGCATGTTTTGATGTTCAAAGATATTTTACCATCGTGGCTACAGGCTATTATTGTACAAgcttgtaccaaatttcctcaaaaCATGGACTTGAAAATCTAGCAGAGTCAGGCagacactttaaaaaaaaaatagcgagtaaagCAGCAAGCAggcacctgatgttaagtgattaccgccacccatgaacatttgcagcaccaataAAGTGTTGCCGgcatttcaggaatttgttggtctgcatttataatattaagtatggatggattgcTTCCAGCGTTAGCGCGGCAGTCCGCCAGCCCAGCCCTCGTGGCGCGCACGTCCGCGTCGCAGAGTGGCATGCGAGATGAGGTCAACTTCCCCCGGCCGGTGCGAGGCGAGCCTGGCAAAGTCAGACTTGGCTTCATTCCTGAAGAATGGTGTGTAAAAACTATATCTAGCTGCTCTTTTAATAAGTGGATGCATACAGGTGGATTTATTGATTGATCAATTAGCTGCACTGTTTCaacattcaatcaatcaatcaatcttaCTGTAGATACACctgtcttattttaaaaattcaaaaattcaaaatgtttttattcaattaaacttttacaagtgtttttgaatcgtcaaaaaaatctaccactggttcggaatgccgttcctaccgagaagaaccagcaaaaaactcggcggttgctcttttcaagtacatattcaatttacaataatattcctgTATGCCAAATTTCTCCTTATGGCAtgcaataatattttactatttcaataattaaaaaagaataaaatatgaaatatgatgtCTAATAGAAATTAATTCTTATGTCAATTAATGATATTAGATAGGTAGGCTTTTTGTCAGCAAAACATTTACAAAATTCATACTTACAGATTATACAAAGATATTACTTTAAAAAGCtaatattgatttgtttttttttttttgattgttatGTTTTATGTATGCATTATAATTGTTAATTGTAGAACAAACGGGGGTGACATAGTCTTCTTAGACTAAAcccccaccaaaaaaaaaaaaaagaaaaaaaaagctaaTACATATAAAGATATAACTTTTGTATTCCAGGTTCCAGTTCTTCCATTCTAAGACTGGTGTGACAGGACCTTACACTTTTGGCGCTGGCCTTATCACGTACCTCTTCAGCAAGGAGATCTACGTCATGGAGCATGAGTACTACACTGGTCTCTCCATCTTCGTCATGGTCTATTTCTTCACCAAGAAGGTGGGCCCGCAAATAGCTGCCTGGCTGGACAAGGAAGTTGATGTGAGTAGACACAGTAGTTGATGTATGTAGAGAATAGTTGATGTAAGTAGCTATAGCAATTGATGTTTGTAGAGGATCTACTATACTACACTAGTCTCTTTATCTTTATCATTGTTCTACCAAGTAGGTGGACCCACACACCCTGGCTTGTCAAGAAAGTTGATGAGAGAAGAcattccataaaaaaattcacAATCACAATACAATCAATGTTTATTTACTTCATAAACATTTGGTTTTTTGTGTTAATATATCAGTCTATGACAGTCAGTTATAACTTTTAAGCTAATGGGTTTTGTGATGTTTCACCTACTTTTATGTTGATTtgttaaaattagaaaaaaatttcGCTCGCTACGCTCTCGTTATTGTCAACCATCAAATGAACGCACCAAAGAAATAAtagaaacaataatattttccAGGCAGTAGAAAACACCTGGAATGAAGGTCGGATCCAGACAATCAAGTCGCTAGAAGAAGCGATCGAGGGTGAGAAAGATGCGCAGTGGCGCGCGCAGGGGCAGGAACTCCTGATTGAGGCCAAGAAGGAGAATGTGCTGCTCCAACTCGAGGCTGCCTACAGGGAGCGCCTCATGAATGCCTACCTGGAGGTGAGTGAATTCGCATTGCATCTAGTTGTTCTGGATAGGAAAAAAATTGCGCTCACTTCGCTCTCATTTACGTTTAAATATCTGAAGTATTTCTTTAATTATGTAACTAAAATATTTCATGAATTATAACCATCACAGTTTAGGTTTTGCGTACGTACTATCAAATTCATTATCAGTTTAGGTTTTGTGTATGATCAAATGACCACTATCACAGAGATTTTGTCTGCTATCAAAGTAATACCATCATGGTTAAGGTTTTGTGTACTACTAAATTACCACCATCACAGAGGTTTTGTGTGCTATCAACTTACCACCATCGCAGTTTAAGATTTGTGTAGGTACTATCAAATTACTATCACTTTAGGATTTGTGTTCTACAAAATTACCACTTTAGATTTTGTGTACTATATCAAATTACCACCACTTGACTATGAACTAAAATGCATCAGGAGACAATAATCCTTTAAAACTCAATTGAAACAAATTCTTTCCTTTATTTAGGTCAAACGCCGCTTGGACTACCAGCTGGAAAAGTCCGCGCTGGAGCGCCGCATAGCCCAGAAGAACATGGTGGACTGGATAGTGACCAGCGTGACCAAAGCCATCACCCCCGACCAGGAGAAGCAGGCCATGGATCGCTGCATCGCCGACCTGGCGGCCCTCGCTGTGACCAGGAAGTGAACCTAGATACCAGACCTAGACACTATTTATTACGTTGTACAATATGTTATTGAAGTAAAATAAATCGTCATATAGTTCATTGAGTGTTTTTGTGACTGGTAGTCTATACAACCATGAGATGTGGTCGTTTGGACTATTAACTAAGAATACCCTTCCTAAGTAGCCTATTAAGGAAATAACCTAGAAAGTCGAATAGTCCGAAATAAGTAATAACGCTTTTTGAATAGTCCAAACAGCATGATGGACTGGATAACTAAAAGTACCCACCCAAGTCACCTATAGCTCAAGGAAATACCCTAAAACCACCATGTGATGTGGTCATTTGAACTATTAAGCATACCCTTCCTAAGTAGCCTGTAGtccaaggactttccggctccaatgGCCATCGCCTGAATGTCAAATAGtttgaaataacactttttgaatAGTCCAATCAACATAATGGACTGGATAACTAAAAATACCCTTCCTAAGTCACCTAGTGTTCAAGGAAAACCTAGAACTTTGTTGTTAGagtgagtttgttgtgggctcttctcagacttgggcgcgttcggaaccctcgtagctttagttttaagttacttaattaattattaccactatatcgtacataaacaatttcgaccatcaaaaagagtacaattgtacatactactttgaataaatgattttgacttttgaataGTCCAAAATAACACTGAATAGTCCAAACAATATGATGTACTAGCCAGTGACATCAAAGCCATTACCCAGTACCCTCGAGCAGGAACAACAGGCCATGAGTTACTGCATCATGGGACACATTAAATTGATTGAGGTGATGTCAACTTTTTTTGGGATACACTAAATTGATTGAGGTGATTGTCTCCTATGGGATACACAGGAAcagcagtgacggattaacccttaaacaaattaagcaattgcctagggcatcacgtctgagggggcaccagaagaagcacaaaaaaaatccatccttagggcatcacgtctcactctcacgtcaccaaaaaccacaccaaaaaaagtttctggGACTAATTTGAAGATTCGctcgttttaagttgacatagagtccaatccagagtcataaccccactcccgcttgcccactcgctgcccgcttgtgcattcaaCAATTCGAACCTAACTACTCTACTTCTAAAGTacattacatctcatcatcttattttacaaaaaactaatgtttttaggcggtaaaggtttaaagaccgattctagttgacatacggatagtagtccagtaattctgtaatatgagatggaaagttttcagaatgttatgcaaattggtggttttatagatttcgatgtgctctttccgaatttttattttgccacctcgtacctttgccgctcgcgccgccatcttggaaaaatggcgcccaaaaacagttttttcatgataacttctttcccactcattttacgataaaaatggctatgtaacaattaaactagagacaatttcctacaatttgtgtagtcacctttttttgtagactcaatagtttcagcgtacgagtgccacaaagcccactccaacactcgttttggctaaataactcatttccaccccaccatgtggtagagtgagtggcgtgattttttttttatggtatctccaggaaccggtagtcaccttcaatttaagccatcagttcgaccagagaatactaacactcttcagaattctgctcgagataagagtaaatatactgcatcgcagtttcgatctcacgtaCATCTGAgcctttttttttgggttttaaacccaaaagatgcccatgggaccttattactaagcctccgctgtcatccgtttgcttgtccgtctgtccgtctgtctgtcagcgtgctgtatctcatgaaccgtaataggtaaaaagttgaaattttcacataatgtgtattttgattgccgttataataacaaataataaaaatttcaaaatggccgccatgaaaaaaaaataaaaaagagcattatttcttgtattatggtacggaacccttcctatgtgaattggactcgcacttgaccgatttttcggtgtctcgagcatgtttataatgtggtcgcagtcaatacacaatatcgcaattcgtgcatgaaaaattttacctcgcactacaaactaaaaaaataaaaaaatgggtcaagtgcaagcccaactcgcacacgaagggttccgtaccatcaaacaagaaataacattacttttttgtttttttttcatgtcagccattttgaaatttttattatttgttgttataacggcaatagaaacacacattttgtgaaaaattcaactctctatctattacggttcacgagatacagcccgctgacagacaaacggacggacggccggacaaacggatgacagcggagacttagtaataaggtcccattggcatcctttgggttcgaaacccaaaaaaaaggtccatattcacatgagatcgaaactgcgatgcagtatatttactcttatctcgagcagaattctgaagagtgttagtattctctgaatgaagtgatggcttaaattgaaggtgactaccgtctcctggagataccataaaaaaaaatcacgccactcactctaccacatggtggtgtggaaatgagttattaaGCCAAAACgtgtgttggagtgggctttgtggcgctcgtacgctgaaactattgagactacaaaaaaaggtgactacacaaattgtaggaaattgtctttagtttaattgttacatagccatctttatcgtaaaatgagtgggaaagaagttatcgtgaaaaaactgtttttgggcgccatttttccaagatggcggcgcgagcggcaaaggtacgaggtggcaaaataaaaattcggaaagagcacatcgaaatctataaaatcaccaatttgcataacattctgaaaactttccagataagcccctttttgacgaccaaattactgggctataggggggcccacaggcatggattgcttagggcaccaagtagtcttaatccgtcactgaggAACAggatacattaaataaaaagcGTGACTttgttacaattattttattacaatacgATAATATTACTTGACAACAGTAGGTATGGTTATTCAGTTAAGGGCGTAAAGCCCACAGTTAAAGCTCTTTACAACGTATCGTCACCTATgattactaaaaaaaaacttacaaaaaagTTGTGTTAATTTACAAAAACTCCAGGtcgtatgtaggtatacatattattat
Proteins encoded:
- the LOC123877038 gene encoding ATP synthase subunit b, mitochondrial, with protein sequence MFSRVALRSALARQSASPALVARTSASQSGMRDEVNFPRPVRGEPGKVRLGFIPEEWFQFFHSKTGVTGPYTFGAGLITYLFSKEIYVMEHEYYTGLSIFVMVYFFTKKVGPQIAAWLDKEVDAVENTWNEGRIQTIKSLEEAIEGEKDAQWRAQGQELLIEAKKENVLLQLEAAYRERLMNAYLEVKRRLDYQLEKSALERRIAQKNMVDWIVTSVTKAITPDQEKQAMDRCIADLAALAVTRK
- the LOC123877047 gene encoding uncharacterized protein LOC123877047 — its product is MGIFTSCCRPSASDVLTPDAETRRRQQVEAAERRRTEEAGRGVKDPEKVKRMQQRSEEMEKRERELQKDGGPTLKWTSD